A genomic segment from Necator americanus strain Aroian chromosome III, whole genome shotgun sequence encodes:
- a CDS encoding hypothetical protein (NECATOR_CHRIII.G11933.T2) — translation MTLDGLAEFDEMCGKMGRKKATETRTLRKHEEGVISVIECFIDGTTLRAFLSIAARLTYSVSRPRSIRTDRTHSAIFHAKLIREDRRLFWIDHMSVVLSRIVTLTAGTLYPAYRSYKAVRTKDVREYVKWMMYWIVFAIYTFIETLADIFISFWFPFYYQLKIVFVIWLLSPWTKGASILYRKWIHPTLSRHEQDIDALLEQAKSESYNQLVRFGSRSLLCARDIVAEAALRGQAQLVNQLQRSYSASDVNRERVEDSRKRIQVEEIVELEDESSDHDRSGAQNPEDSEVPRRRANRSRSGSRTLEGGENTYNTMPRRSTRRNEIR, via the exons ATGACATTAGACGGGCTAGCGGAATTCGACGAAATGTGTGGAAAGATGGGGAGGAAAAAAGCAACAG AAACCAGGACACTTCGCAAACACGAAGAAGGTGTGATCAGCGTCATCGAATGCTTTATAGACGGGACCACGCTTAGAGCATTCC TATCGATCGCGGCTCGCTTGACTTATTCTGTCTCTCGACCTCGCAGTATTCGCACAGATCGTACTCACTCGGCCATATTTCATGCCAA GCTGATAAGGGAGGACCGAAGGCTGTTCTGGATTGATCACATGTCGGTTGTTCTATCTCGGATAGTTACACTTACTGCAGGAACACTTTATCCTGCCTATAGAAGCTACAAG GCTGTTCGAACCAAAGATGTCCGAGAGTACGTGAAATGGATGATGTACTGGATAGTGTTCGCGATTTATACCTTCATAGAAACACTCGCTGATATCTTTATTTCGTTTTGGTTTCCATTTTACTATCAGCTGAAGATTGTGTTCGTAATATGGCTATTAAGTCCATGGACTAAAGGAGCGTCAATTCTATATCGGAAG tGGATTCATCCTACGTTATCCAGACATGAACAAGACATTGATGCTTTGCTAGAGCAAGCTAAATCAGAAAGCTACAACCAG CTAGTTCGTTTTGGCAGTCGCAGTCTACTATGTGCCCGCGACATAGTTGCCGAAGCAGCCCTGCGTGGTCAAGCTCAACTAGTTAATCAACTGCAAAG GTCATACAGTGCAAGCGATGTTAACCGGGAACGTGtggaagactctcgaaagcGTATCCAAGTGGAAGAAATTGTTGAGCTAGAAGACGAAAGCAGCGACCATGATCGATCTGGAGCTCAGAATCCTGAGGACAGTGAG GTGCCGCGACGACGTGCGAATCGTTCTCGGTCTGGTTCCCGTACGTTAGAAGGCGGTGAAAATACCTACAACACAATGCCTCGAAGAAGTACTCGTAG GAATGAAATTCGGTAG
- a CDS encoding hypothetical protein (NECATOR_CHRIII.G11933.T1) has protein sequence MSVVLSRIVTLTAGTLYPAYRSYKAVRTKDVREYVKWMMYWIVFAIYTFIETLADIFISFWFPFYYQLKIVFVIWLLSPWTKGASILYRKWIHPTLSRHEQDIDALLEQAKSESYNQLVRFGSRSLLCARDIVAEAALRGQAQLVNQLQRSYSASDVNRERVEDSRKRIQVEEIVELEDESSDHDRSGAQNPEDSEVPRRRANRSRSGSRTLEGGENTYNTMPRRSTRRYM, from the exons ATGTCGGTTGTTCTATCTCGGATAGTTACACTTACTGCAGGAACACTTTATCCTGCCTATAGAAGCTACAAG GCTGTTCGAACCAAAGATGTCCGAGAGTACGTGAAATGGATGATGTACTGGATAGTGTTCGCGATTTATACCTTCATAGAAACACTCGCTGATATCTTTATTTCGTTTTGGTTTCCATTTTACTATCAGCTGAAGATTGTGTTCGTAATATGGCTATTAAGTCCATGGACTAAAGGAGCGTCAATTCTATATCGGAAG tGGATTCATCCTACGTTATCCAGACATGAACAAGACATTGATGCTTTGCTAGAGCAAGCTAAATCAGAAAGCTACAACCAG CTAGTTCGTTTTGGCAGTCGCAGTCTACTATGTGCCCGCGACATAGTTGCCGAAGCAGCCCTGCGTGGTCAAGCTCAACTAGTTAATCAACTGCAAAG GTCATACAGTGCAAGCGATGTTAACCGGGAACGTGtggaagactctcgaaagcGTATCCAAGTGGAAGAAATTGTTGAGCTAGAAGACGAAAGCAGCGACCATGATCGATCTGGAGCTCAGAATCCTGAGGACAGTGAG GTGCCGCGACGACGTGCGAATCGTTCTCGGTCTGGTTCCCGTACGTTAGAAGGCGGTGAAAATACCTACAACACAATGCCTCGAAGAAGTACTCGTAGGTACATGTGA
- a CDS encoding hypothetical protein (NECATOR_CHRIII.G11934.T1): MSEEAIDRLEGRIDTFGGLVIRKQKSDTDKKSREESRSILGLDKLARAKKEEHSRKRGDETPGAGVTDSVRRGIQKFQSEKYKDERRGLAADSRKRDRDRDRDRERSSRDDQRDTRNRKDDRRRSERRDRDEKRSRKDYETPNFKVPFTPSRYGWNDDDVPVQKSSWDTPSPRTVSSSRRGDSERSVSSIWRSERRHRDEDQRKKYERTEESVRSLKDEAFEPTFYDAAERAQWEAEQKIIDREWYDNDGVYDDEYNPFAKVSEEFVEKREKQWQEKTSGPRLTLKQQSIKRENELWENNRLHRSGVVALTDELSSVFEDETDENRVHLLVHNIVPPFLDGRIVFTRQSKPVIPVVDTTCDMAVAAARGSKVVRQFRESEERKKAQEKHWELAGSNLGNLMGVKQKPDETGDPEEEDNSNYKESHQFASHMSEKMDAVSDFALEKTIKQQREYLPVFACRQKMMTVVRENNVVIIVGETGSGKTTQLAQYLLEDGFGDTGIIGCTQPRRVAAMSVAKRVADEMGVELGQEVGYAIRFEDCTSEKTVIKYMTDGILLRECLGDGDLDQYSAIIMDEAHERSLNTDVLFGLLRDVVARRTDLRLIVTSATMDADKFANFFGGSCPTFTIPGRTFPVEIFHARAPVEDYVDAAVKQAITVHLGGMEGDILIFMPGQEDIEVTCELMKTRLGELDEAPPLAVLPIYSQLPSDLQAKIFQRAPGGMRKCIVATNIAETSLTVDGILFVIDPGFCKMKVYNPRIGMDALQIFPVSQASANQRSGRAGRTGPGQCFRLYTERQFKEEMLVSTVPEIQRTNLSNVVLLLKSLGVDDLLKFHFMDAPPQDNMLNSMYQLWTLGALDNTGRLTDLGRMMVEFPLDPTLSKMLIVSESMGCSEEVLTIVSMLSVPAIFFRPKGREDEADSKKEKFQVPESDHLTFLNVYLQWRQHKYSAKWCADNYIHAKAIKKVREVRAQLKEIMQEQKIKIISTGSDWDVIRKCICSAYFHNAGRLKGIGEYVNVRTGIPCFLHPTSALFGMGFMPDYVVYHELVMTAKEYMQCVTAVDAVWLAELGPMFYSVKESKTSRSEKRMESVRTAESMEEEMKEAQREMQRRKEESERAYKRPDSVRIADVGRSVRSKRWGM; the protein is encoded by the exons ATGTCAGAGGAGGCGATTGATCGTCTCGAAGGTCGTATCGACACATTTGGTGGATTGGTCATTCGCAAGCAAAAATCTGACACGGATAAGAAATCACGTGAAGAAAGCAG GTCAATACTCGGCTTGGACAAGTTGGCACGTGCTAAGAAAGAGGAACACTCCAGGAAACGAGGCGATGAAACTCCTGGTGCAGGAGTCACTGATAGCGTACGCAGAGGCATCCAAAA GTTCCAGTCAGAAAAATATAAGGATGAGCGTCGCGGATTAGCCGCTGATAGTAGAAAACGAGATAGAGATCGGGACAGAGACAGAGAAAGAAGCTCTCGCGATGATCAAAGAGACACAAGAAATCGCAAAGATGATCGACGACGATCTGAAAGAAGAGATCGTGACGAGAAACGAAGTCGAAAGGATTATGAAACTCCGAATTTCAAG GTTCCTTTTACTCCTTCCCGTTATGGATGGAATGATGACGATGTGCCAGTGCAAAAGTCATCGTGGGACACTCCTTCTCCGCGCACAGTGTCCTCTTCACGTCGAGGAGATTCTGAAAGAA GTGTTTCAAGCATATGGCGAAGTGAGCGTCGACATCGTGATGAAgatcaaagaaagaaatacgaACGTACTGAAGAATCTGTTCGCTCTTTGAAAGATGAGGCTTTTGA GCCAACTTTTTACGATGCAGCCGAGAGAGCGCAATGGGAAGCAGAGCAGAAAATAATAGACCGAGAATGGTATGATAACGATGGCGTATACGACGACGAGTACAATCCTTTTGCTAAG GTTAGTGAAGAATTCGTCGAGAAACGGGAAAAACAGTGGCAAGAGAAGACTTCGGGACCGCGTCTTACACTAAAACAACAGTCTATAAAGCGAGAAAATGAACTATGGGAAAACAATCGATTGCACAGATCAG GAGTTGTTGCACTCACTGACGAGTTGTCGAGCGTTTTCGAAGATGAAACAGATGAGAACCGCGTTCATTTGCTTGTCCACAATATAGTTCCGCCTTTTCTCGACGGAAGGATAGTCTTTACACGG CAATCCAAACCAGTCATACCAGTTGTGGATACAACATGCGATATGGCTGTTGCAGCAGCTCGTGGAAGCAAAGTGGTTCGTCAATTTCGGGAGTCTGAAGAGAGGAAGAAG GCTCAAGAAAAACATTGGGAGCTGGCTGGAAGTAACTTGGGAAATTTGATGGGAGTGAAACAGAAGCCGGATGAAACTGGTGATCCTGAGGAAGAAGATAATAGCAACTATAAG GAATCCCACCAATTCGCATCACATATGAGTGAGAAAATGGATGCAGTATCTGACTTCGCACTTGAGAAAACTATCAAG CAGCAACGAGAATACTTGCCAGTATTTGCGTGCCGGCAGAAAATGATGACTGTGGTTCGAGAAAATAATGTTGTCATCATTGTCGGAGAAACGGGTTCCGGAAAAACCACCCAACTTGCTCAGTATCTGCTTGAAGATGGCTTTGGAGATACAG GTATCATTGGATGTACACAACCTCGTCGTGTCGCTGCCATGAGTGTGGCGAAACGCGTTGCAGATGAAATGGGAGTAGAG CTTGGACAAGAAGTTGGATATGCTATTCGATTTGAGGACTGCACTTCAGAAAAGACTGTAATCAAGTACATGACAGATGGTATTCTGTTGAGAGAGTGTTTAGGCGATGGGGATCTGGATCAGTACAGTGCAATAATCATGGATGAAGCCCACGAAAG ATCATTGAATACTGATGTGCTGTTTGGGCTTCTCCGCGATGTGGTAGCTCGGAGAACTGATCTCCGTCTGATTGTCACATCTGCGACTATGGATGCTgataaatttgcaaatttctttGGAGGCAGTTGTCCCACATTTACTATTCCTGGCCGTACATTCCCTGTTGAGATCTTTCATGCTAGGGCACCG GTAGAAGACTACGTAGATGCTGCAGTCAAGCAAGCGATTACGGTGCATCTCGGTGGCATGGAAGGTGACATTTTGATTTTCATGCCGGGTCAAGAAGATATTGAG GTAACTTGTGAACTCATGAAGACACGACTAGGAGAACTCGACGAAGCTCCTCCTCTTGCTGTACTTCCGATCTACTCCCAGTTGCCCAGTGACTTACAG GCAAAAATCTTCCAACGCGCTCCAGGAGGAATGCGGAAGTGCATCGTAGCCACCAACATTGCTGAGACATCTTTAACAGTCGACGggattttgtttgttattgaTCCTGGTTTCTGCAAAATGAAAGTTTACAACCCACGAATTGGTATGGATGCCTTACAG aTCTTCCCTGTGTCGCAAGCCTCTGCAAATCAGAGATCAGGTCGTGCTGGTCGAACAGGACCAGGGCAATGCTTCCGTTTATACACGGAAAGACAGTTTAAAGAGGAGATGCTT GTATCGACTGTCCCTGAAATTCAACGTACAAATCTCTCGAATGTTGTGTTGTTATTGAAATCACTTGGAGTAGACGACCTACTCAAATTCCATTTTATGGATGCTCCACCGCAGGACAATATGCTTAATTCCATGTATCAACTGTGGACTTTAGGAGCTCTGGACAATACCGGACG TCTCACTGATCTTGGAAGAATGATGGTGGAATTTCCGCTTGATCCAACTCTTTCGAAAATGTTGATAGTTTCGGAAAGTATGGGCTGTAGCGAGGAG GTGCTCACAATTGTATCTATGCTTTCGGTGCCAGCCATATTTTTCCGGCCAAAGGGAAGGGAAGATGAAGCCGATTCGAAGAAAGAGAAGTTTCAG GTGCCCGAATCTGATCATTTGACATTTTTGAACGTTTATCTACAATGGCGACAGCATAAGTATTCAGCGAAATGGTGTGCTGATAACTATATACACGCAAAGGCCATTAAGAAG GTACGGGAGGTGCGTGCGCAGCTAAAAGAGATTATGCAAGAGCAGAAAATCAAGATAATTTCTACCGGTAGCGACTGGGACGTGATCCGAAAATGTATTTGTTCTGCTTATTTCCACAATGCTGGCAG GCTTAAGGGGATTGGTGAATACGTGAATGTTCGTACTGGCATTCCATGCTTCCTGCATCCTACTTCAGCACTCTTCGGGATGGGTTTCATGCCTGACTATGTA GTTTATCACGAACTGGTCATGACAGCAAAGGAATACATGCAATGCGTTACGGCCGTCGATGCTGTATGGTTGGCTGAACTTGGACCTATGTTCTATTCGGTGAAG GAATCGAAGACATCGCGATCCGAAAAGAGAATGGAAAGCGTTCGAACAGCGGAGAGtatggaagaagaaatgaaagaagctCAACGAGAAATGCAACGACGAAAGGAAGAATCTGAAAGGGCGTATAAGCGTCCAGATAGTGTGCGAATAGCTGATGTTGGTCGTTCTGTGCGCAGCAAACGATGgggaatgtga